AATTAAACGAATTTGCACCTGTGTGTTAGCTGGTAGAAATGGCAGCTCAGTCCTTCCAGGATATAAAGCAAGATTTGCTAGATACGATTCTGCAAGAAAACCACGATGAAATTTCTGAAACCAACATAAAAACTTCTAAATAACAAATGGCACTCACGCTTCTTGGATTCCATGGCACTCTTGTAAAGGGAGCCTTGGATGAACCTCTGTGCATCCACAGTAACTGCACTACCATCTTGTAGAGAGGCTGCAGCAACCCCAATTTGAAGAATGCAATTACCTCCATACACAACAACCAATGATTTGCAACAAGTTGCAGCCGTCAGGGAATCCCATGTCCTATTTATAAGAGAATAAGTAGCATCTAGCTTCACAACATGAATTCCTTCATATCAAATAAGTACTCAACACAGAACTTGGTGAGATTGTTTAGTTCAGGTTCTGATGAAGTCAGCTTCACAACAGAAAATCTAGTTTGTTTCTTGTGTAAAATGAAAACAGATTTTTTTTAGTCAAAGTAAAATAAAACCATAAACCGAGCATGAGTAGAATAGTTACCAAAGGAGTTCATGAAGAGCAGAACTTGATACATCCGCATCTACTCGCTTACAATTGACACCTCGAGGAACGACCTGGCATAATTTAACATGGAGAAATCACAATACAAATTAAGTCCAGGAATCCCAATATGAGACAGATCAAGCTATAAGAtagtacatactccctccgtccccaaaCAAGTGTCTATCTTAGTACAACcgtgtactaaagttagtataaagttgagaagttagtacaaagttgagacacttattttgggacggagggagtaattctcaCCTGAGAAATGGTTTTCGGGCGGATTGACAGCCAAACAAGGCCGGCAAGAATATCAGTTACAGAGAGCGCCAAGGTGAGTATGTCCGCCCTCGACTGCGAACTGTTTGGAGAACAAAGAAAGACCAAATGAGCAATCTTGGGGATCTACAAACACCGAGGACAGAACGGAACTGCGGGCAGAAAGAAGAGAGCAATTTGGTAGTGCAGGGAGACCTGGAGGCGTCGGAGACGGCGGCGATGCCGGAAACGGCACGGTTGAGGAGGACGGCGAGGAGCGACGCGCCGCCGACGAGGATGGGGAGGGCGCGGACGAGCGTGTCGTTGCTCCGGACCCAGTCCCCCACCCACTCCTGCCGCTGCCGCATTGCGCTGCTGCATATC
The window above is part of the Triticum aestivum cultivar Chinese Spring chromosome 2A, IWGSC CS RefSeq v2.1, whole genome shotgun sequence genome. Proteins encoded here:
- the LOC123190762 gene encoding protein COFACTOR ASSEMBLY OF COMPLEX C SUBUNIT B CCB4, chloroplastic, with protein sequence METSLLRSRTFAPLPSTPRPVSSQRRRRRRRLPSITFFPPQPPPPSRGDRICSSAMRQRQEWVGDWVRSNDTLVRALPILVGGASLLAVLLNRAVSGIAAVSDASSSQSRADILTLALSVTDILAGLVWLSIRPKTISQVVPRGVNCKRVDADVSSSALHELLWTWDSLTAATCCKSLVVVYGGNCILQIGVAAASLQDGSAVTVDAQRFIQGSLYKSAMESKKQSYLANLALYPGRTELPFLPANTQALILQPIGDKGIAVIGGDTIRGFTNLDQAWIGMIADKLDATLSKS